The following are from one region of the Stenotrophomonas lactitubi genome:
- a CDS encoding MFS transporter yields MNQALAPASAGQQQRALWLSTFAFTVCFAVWMIFSIIGIQISEQLGLTDTQFGLLIATPVLTGSVSRVFLGIWSDQFGGRKVMALVMLCGAVATWMLTHAHTYPQFLFAALCVGIAGGNFSVGVAYVSKFFPASKQGTALGIFGAGNIGAAVTKLLAPMVMVAAGWMMVAKVWAVALAITAVLFFLFSKEDPSLEKRRRDGVKPVPFAEQMAPLKNLQVWRFSLYYFFVFGGFVALALWLPHYLVGAYGMDVGTAGMLAACYSIPASLFRVVGGWMSDRMGARRVMYWTFGVSAICTFLLAYPDTEYVVKGIHGPIHFHLAIGVVMFTVLVFVLGFFMSLGKAAVYKHIPVYYPRHVGAVGGVVGMIGGLGGFILPIVFGALNDALGIWSSCFMLLFVVVSAALAWMHFAIRRMERRHFPQIDRETDLPEAIDAAAVDRARGT; encoded by the coding sequence ATGAACCAGGCCCTTGCCCCCGCCAGTGCCGGGCAGCAGCAGCGTGCGCTGTGGCTGAGCACGTTCGCGTTCACCGTGTGCTTTGCGGTGTGGATGATCTTCTCCATCATCGGTATCCAGATCAGCGAGCAGCTGGGCCTGACCGACACCCAGTTCGGCCTGCTGATCGCCACCCCGGTGCTGACCGGCTCGGTCAGCCGTGTGTTCCTGGGCATCTGGTCCGACCAGTTCGGTGGCCGCAAGGTGATGGCGCTGGTGATGCTGTGTGGCGCGGTCGCCACCTGGATGCTGACCCATGCGCACACCTACCCGCAATTCCTGTTCGCCGCGTTGTGCGTGGGCATTGCCGGTGGCAATTTTTCGGTAGGCGTGGCCTACGTGTCCAAGTTCTTCCCGGCCAGCAAGCAGGGCACGGCGCTGGGCATCTTCGGTGCCGGCAACATCGGTGCGGCAGTCACCAAACTGCTGGCGCCGATGGTGATGGTGGCGGCGGGCTGGATGATGGTGGCCAAGGTGTGGGCAGTGGCACTGGCGATCACGGCGGTGCTGTTTTTCCTGTTCAGCAAGGAAGACCCCTCGCTGGAGAAGCGGCGCCGTGATGGGGTGAAGCCGGTGCCGTTCGCAGAACAGATGGCACCGTTGAAGAATCTGCAGGTATGGCGGTTCTCGTTGTATTACTTCTTCGTGTTCGGTGGCTTCGTGGCACTGGCGCTGTGGCTGCCGCATTACCTGGTGGGCGCGTACGGCATGGACGTCGGCACCGCCGGCATGCTGGCCGCGTGCTATTCGATCCCGGCCAGCCTGTTCCGCGTGGTGGGCGGCTGGATGTCGGACCGGATGGGGGCGCGCCGGGTGATGTACTGGACCTTCGGCGTCTCGGCCATCTGTACGTTCCTGCTGGCCTACCCCGATACCGAGTACGTGGTGAAGGGCATCCATGGTCCGATCCACTTCCACCTGGCCATTGGCGTGGTGATGTTCACCGTGCTGGTGTTCGTGCTGGGCTTCTTCATGTCACTGGGCAAGGCTGCGGTCTACAAGCACATCCCGGTGTATTACCCCCGGCACGTGGGGGCGGTGGGCGGCGTGGTGGGCATGATCGGTGGCCTTGGTGGCTTCATCCTGCCGATCGTGTTCGGTGCGTTGAACGATGCGCTGGGTATCTGGAGCAGCTGTTTCATGCTGCTGTTCGTGGTGGTGTCCGCCGCGCTGGCGTGGATGCACTTCGCCATCCGCCGGATGGAGCGTCGACACTTCCCGCAGATCGATCGCGAGACCGACCTGCCGGAGGCCATCGATGCGGCGGCGGTCGATCGTGCGCGCGGCACCTGA
- a CDS encoding coproporphyrinogen III oxidase has translation MSFHVDASEDTALQAALLRQPRHVLFPPPDQFSAGFGESGWRAAVRASNEHLIPRGLTLGFQTGRMGRDVPAERYLDTLLAALRLQADVLAEDREVVAMVLQLGLAEALPPALLGQLLDAVPRHLRTVARPQVEVRLDAGSAVAPAQLRAVGCTRLNVIDRADAPGPAVLAQARDAGFTARYYQLRVPAAEDAGFIGRLQAVLADAPERVLLPAPCALPEHPSSERWLQAWRLLREAGYVGIGGDHHQRGDLPDPNGPGDGQRHCDLAGVPRRDRSDFIGIGLAACSQIGEVFYRTEDDLARWQARLHAGHMGVAAGLILSEGERLAAEVAQSIACDHALDAAAFEWRNDVPFDECFAETLPALAPLLARGWARWDGGVLRLAEEGRLLWRMMAACFRPAAAIA, from the coding sequence ATGAGCTTCCATGTTGATGCGAGCGAGGACACTGCGCTGCAGGCGGCATTGCTGCGGCAACCCCGCCACGTGCTGTTTCCGCCGCCCGACCAGTTCAGTGCCGGCTTCGGTGAAAGCGGCTGGCGTGCCGCCGTGCGCGCCAGCAACGAGCACCTGATTCCGCGTGGACTGACGCTGGGTTTCCAGACCGGCCGCATGGGCCGCGACGTGCCGGCCGAACGCTATCTGGACACGTTGCTGGCCGCGTTGCGCCTGCAGGCTGATGTTCTGGCCGAGGACCGTGAGGTGGTGGCGATGGTGCTGCAGCTGGGCCTTGCCGAAGCACTGCCGCCGGCGCTGCTGGGGCAGTTGCTGGATGCAGTGCCGCGGCACCTGCGCACCGTGGCCCGGCCGCAGGTGGAGGTGCGGCTGGATGCCGGCAGCGCCGTGGCGCCGGCACAACTGCGCGCGGTGGGCTGCACCCGGCTGAACGTGATCGATCGTGCCGATGCACCTGGCCCGGCAGTGCTGGCGCAGGCGCGCGACGCGGGCTTTACCGCGCGCTACTACCAGTTGCGTGTACCTGCGGCGGAGGATGCGGGATTCATCGGGCGATTGCAGGCCGTGCTGGCAGATGCGCCCGAGCGCGTGCTGCTGCCGGCGCCATGCGCGCTGCCTGAGCATCCCTCATCGGAACGCTGGCTGCAGGCGTGGCGATTGCTGCGCGAGGCGGGCTATGTGGGTATCGGTGGTGACCATCACCAGCGCGGCGACCTGCCGGATCCGAACGGCCCGGGTGACGGTCAGCGTCATTGCGATCTGGCCGGCGTGCCGCGCCGCGATCGCAGCGATTTCATCGGCATCGGCCTTGCGGCATGCAGCCAGATCGGTGAGGTGTTCTACCGGACGGAAGATGACCTGGCGCGCTGGCAGGCCCGCCTGCACGCGGGGCATATGGGCGTGGCCGCGGGCCTGATCCTGTCCGAGGGGGAACGCCTGGCTGCCGAGGTCGCGCAGAGCATCGCCTGCGACCATGCGCTGGATGCTGCCGCCTTCGAGTGGCGCAATGATGTTCCGTTCGATGAATGCTTCGCCGAGACCCTGCCCGCACTCGCACCGCTGCTCGCGCGTGGCTGGGCGCGCTGGGACGGCGGCGTGCTTCGCCTGGCCGAGGAAGGGCGGTTGCTGTGGCGTATGATGGCCGCATGCTTCCGGCCGGCGGCCGCCATCGCTTGA